The Clostridium felsineum DSM 794 region TCAGCTTTAGCAAGCGCTTCAAAATTCTTGTTACCAGATTTGATATAAGCATTCTTACAAGTTTTGTTGATTTTTTGCAGCATTTCCTTGTTCTGTATCACTGTAAAGTAAGAAGATTGCTGACCTAAGCCACATGGTGCGAATTTACCTGCTTCAAGTATTGCTTGCAATTCTTCTTCTTTGATTTGTTCCTCTTTATATTTTCGTATACTTCTTCTAGTTAAGATTGTTTTTAATGTTTCATTCATTTTTATTTCTCCTTTTCTAAAAATATTTGATTGGCTTAAAATACTTTCTAACTTATTATAGTATCCAACAATTTGTAGCATTTATCTTAAGTTATATATATAATATCATCATATTTTTAACATTAATATCCGAAAAATATTGTTTTTTTTATATAAAAATGCTACACTTTGTAGTACAAATAATCAAAGAGGGGATATAACTTATGAAATTAAGCATTAGTATACTTTCAGAACAACTTTCAGATTATATTACTTGTTCCAAATGTAATGATTTTTCTAACGAGTTGAATTTAAATAGGCCTGAACACTATATAGATCAAAAGGTATTACTAAGCAATCATTTATATATTACTTCGGCATTAACTTTATCAGATTCGCTTATAGCTGAATCTGCCAGCTGCCTTATCTGTGTTGGAAAACCTTCAGAAGAATATTTTATGCAGAATTTTTCAATACTTTGTGTTTCAGATAACATCAATGTTCTTTCACTTTTTAACATGGTACAAACCATATATGATCGATATGATATATGGGATCAACGTATGCAGCGATGTATTAACTCTTATTCAGATTTACAAGACATCATTGATGTATCTGATGGAATTTTCCAAAATCCAATTTATTTTAGTGACGCAAATTATCTAATTCTAGCTGAATCACATAACAATCCACTGAATATTAAATATAACTATATTCCTGAGAGGTGTATAAATAACTTAAAACGTAATAAAGATTATGAAAAAATGTGGCAAAGTGGTGTACCAACTATTTCATATCATGATTACAGACATCTTTCCATTATAGTTAAATTACAGGGCAAATTTGTTATCTTTATATCAATTATGGAAGCTAATATTCCTTTTCGAAATAGTGACTCGCCTCTATTACAACATATGTCAAATTATGTATTGCTTCTTTACGAGCAAAATTTAATGCGGAGCGAAAACTCTTATTCTTCATTAGACTACTTTATAAAACAACAACTAAATAATCAACATATTTCTGATAGAGATTTTGAAAAAGCACTTATGTCACTTAATTGGAAAGTAGATCACACTTATTATGTTTGCTATATTGAGCTAACTGAAGTAGAACTTCGTTATAACATGGTTAAATATCAATGCTCTCAGATAGAAAATTTGTTTACTTCTGCTGCAATTGTGCTTGAATATAACAGTAGTATAATTACAGTTATAAATCTCTCATTAATAGATGATCCTAAACCTACCGAAGCAAACTTAAGGTTACTTTTACAGAAAAGTAACCTTAAGGGAGGAAAAAGTCGAGAATTTAACAATATAAATAATGTGAGAAATTATTATATTCAAGCTTTTTATGCGCTGGAGATTGGTAAAAGTGCAGATTCTAACTTATATTTTTATAATTTTGAAGATTATTGTTTACAGTATATGATTAAAAACTCTTACCAAAATCTTATTCCAGAATCTCTATGCCCAAGTGGTCTTATTCAAATGAATGAATATGATAAAGTACATAATACACAATATGTGTTAACCTTGAGAACTTATTTTGAACAGAAATTTAATGTAACACATGCAGCAAAAAAATTATATATTCACAGAACAACTTTCATAGAGCGCTTAAATAGAATTAAAAATTTTCTTGGCATGGATTTTGAAGATTCACACGGGTGCCTCTATCTTATGATTGCTTTAGAAATAATGAATTAGAAAGCTTTATGATAACCTAAGAATTGTTCCTTTAATTTCTATTTTTAGACAAGAAAAAACAGGGGTAAATACCCTGTTAATACATGTATTATTGACATTTATTCTTTTAATAATTCCGAAAGCAACTTACCATTAATTGCAAAGTTATCTGCTCCAAGAAAATGATAAGCAAAGTAGTTAACTTTCAAATTTGGATTTTCTATAGTATTAAGGATAACTTCATTTATAGCTTTAGAGAGTTCTGATATTTTTTCTTTTTCTATTGCAGGTCCTTGAATTTCTACAGTTATCACTGGATTTTCATTATCATACAGTTTGCCACGAATGTAGTAATTATCGTATTCATTAAAATATATTTCTATATCTGGAATTGAAGTGATATTGCATGTACTTTCGTAGATTTTTTCAGCTATAAGATTTTTTTTATCTTGCTGAAGTTTTAAAGTTTTAATGTTAATAATTGGCATTTTTTACTCCTCCTTTAAATTTATAATGAGTTTAACCCATTATAATATTGCCTATGTCCATAACTAATTTTGAGTTAAGTTTTAAAAAAATATAATAAAATTAGAAATATATCATGTGCTATTATTTATATGAAATATTCTCTAATTCATTATAACATTACAGCAATTTATGTGTTTTTTTCGCACCTATAAATACATTATACTATGTCATTTTCACTCTTAATATCCGTAATTCATTGATTCTTTTTTATAAAAACACTACACTTTGCAGTGTGATCATCTATCATCTTAATATTTGTTCCCATCCACCGTATATTCCGTGTTTAGTATCTGCAATATTTCCTCAAATAGCTAGGATTCTTCATAAGTTTTACATTCTAAAGAGCAAAAAATTCCCCTTTATATTGTTAAGGTATGAGTTTTCAATACATAATATATATTTATAATTTTTATCATTATAAAAAATCTACAAAATTTGTAATACTGGTCAACATTCATAATTCTAATACTTTAATATATTTAAGTTGTTATAAATTACAACTGTGAACTAAATAATAATTAAATTATATCATTATTTGGTTATTATTACCTATTTTTGTCTTATCGTGGGTTCTGTCGAAAATGTTGGCGCTATACCTATATGGGGTACTATAGTCTGTTCTTTGTTTCATTTACCAAGTGTTAATATACTCAAAAATAACATGGATATTTATCACATTGCATTTTTTTTGTAACATGCTACATGCTTTTACATATTTTTCATATTATGTATGCTATTATTGTAATTATAGGAAATATAATACATAATAAAATTTTAGGAGGTCAAATTATGTTAAGAAAAATACCTTCAGTTTTTACGGCGCTAATTATAACAGTAGTGTTATTGCTAACTGGAAAAGTTAGTGTTTATGCAGCTGATTATACTAGCGGTGTAACTGTTTCAGGAACAACTGCAACAATTTGGTTCAAATCAACAGTTAATACTTCATGGGTTGACGTTCATTACACTCTTAATTCAGGAATACAGCAGAATTTTAGAATGACATATAACAACACAACGGCTAGATATGAGAAAAGTATTACAAATGTTGTAAACGGCAATATTATAAATTATTCATTCACTTATAATAATGGAACACCAGCCTATAATACAAATACTTTTAACTATACCGTTGGAGATAATTCAAGTACAGTTGCGACACCTTCTATTAGCCCATCAGGAGGCAGCTATACTACAGCACAGAATGTAACAATAAACTGTGCAACAAGTGGTGCAACGATTAGATATACCACAGATGGAAGCACACCTACAGCTAGTTCGCAAGTTTATTCAGGACCAATAAACGTAACTTCATCAAAAACAATTAAAGCAATTGCCACAGCATCAGGAATGAACGATTCAGAAGTAGCATCAGCTACATATACAATTAATGGTAGCCAAGGTACCAATTTAATTCCATTAAACTCTGGTATGCAAATGACTGTTCAATTTAATAATAATACAAATGGAGCATGGAACAACAGTCAAATTTATGTGAATATTATTGGCAGAAATCAATCGGGTCAATTTTGCACAATTGCACCTAATGGAACAATGACTCCATGTGTTCCTGGACAGAATGCAGCTTCTTACTTCTATCCATTAAGCTCTATGTCAGGATTTCAGATTCCGTCTTATGTGAGCTCTGGAAGACTTTATATTTCTATGGGGGCACCACTTAATATTGCATTTAATAGAGCAGCTGATGGTACAGTAGGTATTGCTTATCCTAATATCGAAAATCCATCAGATCCAAGCTATAAGAGTTATTTTGACTGGGCTGAATTTGCTGTTATTAATGGTCAAATTTGGATTAATACTACACAGGTAGATATGTTTGGTTTGCCATATACTATTGAATTGTTTACAGGCAGTAGCACAAGTTATTCTTCTCTTGCAAAGGTTGGAATAACGGAATCAAGAGATTCTATTTTTAGTGAATTCAAATCACAGGTGCCAGCTCAATTCACCAGTCTAGCTACTCAACAAGCACCATATCGTATTTTAGCTCCTATCCACGGGGGTTTTAGATCCGGACAGGCTAATGGTACTTATTTTGACAGCTATATTAACAGTATTTGGAATCAATATACTACAAGTAACTTTGTAGTAACCATTCCACAAGGTACCTTTACTGGAAGAGTATTTGGTACAACAATGAATTTGACAAGACAAGGGGACTATCAAGTTTACCATGTAAATAAACCTACAGGAGATGAAGTATGGGGAGGTTCAGGTGCACTTGCAACAGGGAATGACATTGAAAAAGCACTTGAAGCACAAATTTGCGCTGCTTTCCATAGACATGTGATGGATAATGCCGTCAACTTAAATAATCCATATGCTTACTATCAGACGGGAGCTGCTGATTATTTTTCTAAGTTTTGGCATGATCACAGCTTGAATTCAAGAGCATATGGCTTCTGCTACGACGATGTAAACGACCAAAGCTCTACTATTCATGGTGTTAGTCCTAGAGGTGCTGTTATCAACATCGGTTGGTAATAGACATAATAAAAGACCTTGAATCACATATAAGTGATTCAAGGTCTTTTATTATGCACCCAGTGTGGAAGTTTGGTGGTAAATCTAATTCAAAAGTAGTTTAAAAAAACATCCCAATAAGGTGAAAAAAATAAGTAATATATGCAACTATTATGCAATTTAAATTGTAATAACTTAAGGAAAATAAATTGCATTGGGAGATGTTATAAATGAATACTAATATTGAAAGATTTGAGATAACTCATCCTCAAAAAAGAATTTGGTACAATGAGTTATTATTTCAAGGCACATATATGCATAACATTGTTTTTAAAATTAGTATGGGTGGCAATTTAAACATTGAAGCATTAGAAAAAGCAATAAATATTATTATTGAAAAAAATGATGCACTAAGATTAAAATTTTACCAAGATGATGGAGAATTATATCAGTACCTAGAAGAATATGAGTTTATTAAAATACCTTTTTTGGATTTTTCAAAATATGGTAGTGACTCTGAAAGCAATTTGAATAAGTTTTTAGAAGTAGAGAGTAGAGAAAATTTATATAATGAAAATAAATTACTATTTAAATTTTTTATTTACAAGATTAATGATTATGATATGGGTGTATGTTTTTTTGTACATCATCTTATTTTTGATGGGAGGTCTTGTAATATATTATTAAAAGAGCTTGTTGAAGTTTATGATAATAAAGATAAAGGTATTTCAAAAAATTCATATATAGATTTCATAAAGTATGAAAAAAATTATTTAATTTCAAAAGAATTTCAAGAGAATAAGAATTTTTGGAAAGAAAAGTTCTTAAATTTAAATAAAAATTCAGTATGTATAAATTTTAAGGATGTAAAGGCAAAAGTAAAAACGGTAACTTTGAATAGGTGCATTAGTGAAGAACTTAAGAGGTACTTAAATAAAAATAATATTTCTTTAAATAAATTTTTTATAGCCTTATCAAGCATATATATGAGTAGGGTATTAAGGGATAATGATATAAGCCTTGCAGTGCTAGTATTTAACCGAGCAGAAAGTCAAAGGAATACAATGGGTATGTTTACAGGTACTATGCCTTTGAGGCTAAAATTAAAGGATGATATGACATTTGAAGGTTTTTTGAAATATTTAAAAGGAGAGCTTAAGGAATGTTATCATAATCAAAAATATCCTTATGATTTATTAGTTCAAGATTTAGAATTAAAGAAAAAAGGAGTAGCTTCTTTATTTAAGTTTTGTGTAAATTATTATGAGATAGAAAGTTATGAGTTTAAAGGTAAAAAGATTAGTAACGAAATCTTTCCTCAAGAACATATTGATATTCCAATGCAGATTTTTATTAAAGATTTAAAGGAAGATATTCAAATTCAAATTCAGTATGGGGTAAGTAATTACACAGAGCAGCAGATAACTGAAATGCTTAAGGGTATGAGTACTATTTATAGACAAGTTCTTAAAAATTCAAAGCTTAAAATATCTGCTTTAGAAATAGTACATGAAAAAGAAAGAAATTTAATAATAAAGAAATTTAATAATACAAGAAGACCATATGAAAAGGACAAAACCGTAAAGGAATTGTTTGAAAAAACAGCCCAGGTGTATAGGGATAAAATAGCACTTGTAAGTGGAAAAGATAAGTTAAGCTATAGAGAATTAAATGAGAGAGCAAATAAACTAGCTAGATTTCTTATAAAAAAAGGTATAAAAATAGGAAATATTGTACCAATAATATGTGATAGCAGTGTAGATGCAATAATTGGTATGCTAGCTATCATAAAAAGTGGAGCTGCATATCTTCCAATAGATGATAGCTATCCAAGTGCGAGAATAAATTATATGCTTAAAGACAGTGGAAGTAAGCTTATTTTACTTAAGGAAAATCAAATGAAAAAAGCATGTTTAGACAATATTGAATTGGTGAACTTAAAAGATAAAGAAATACTTAAGGAAAGCAGCGAAAATCTTAAAATTATAAATACACCTGGGGATTTATCCTATGTAATTTATACTTCAGGATCAACGGGAAATCCTAAGGGAGTATGTGTTGAAAATAGGAATTTAGTTAAGCTTGTAAATAATCCAGATTATGTAGAAATTAAAGAAGAAGACAGAGTACTTCAGTCAGGATCTTTATCCTTTGATGCATCGGTATTTCAAATTTGGATTGCACTATTAAATGGTCTTTCTTTTCATATAGAAGATAAGGATTTAATAATTAATAGTAGTGATTTAAAAAAGTACATTAATGATAATAAAATAACCATGATGGTTATGCCTACCCCACTATTTAATCAGTATAGCGATAGTGATATTGAGGTGTTTCAAGGACTCAAATGGTTAATGGTTGGAGGAGATGTACTTTTAAAAAGTCATGCAAGTAAAATAAAAAAGATTTATAAAAATTTAAAGCTTATAAATGCCTATGGACCAACTGAAAATACAGTAATTTCAACAACATATGAAGTGAAGGAAGATTTAGCTGAAGGAGCTGTTCCTATAGGAAAGCCTATAAGTAATTCAACGGCTTATGTAATGGACAACAATAACAAGCTTCTTCCAATAGGAGCTGAAGGAGAACTATACGTTGGTGGAGACGGAATTTCAAGGGGATACTTAAATCGTAAGGACTTAACCAATGAAAGGTTTATAGAAAACCCTTATGTAAAGGGAGAAATCATATATAAAACAGGAGATCTTGCAAGATGGCTAGAGGATGGCAACTTGGATTTCTTAGGCAGGATCGATTATCAAGTAAAGATTAATGGTTTTAGAATAGAACTTCAAGAAATTGAGGCAAAGCTGTTAAAATGCAACAAGATAAAGGAAGCAGTTGTAGTAGATAAAAAGGATAAAGATAAAAACAAATATTTATGTGCCTATGTTGTAGTAAGGCAAGAGATATCGCAGAAGGAAATAAAAGCGCTTTTGAAAGAGGAAATTCCAGCATATATGATTCCACCATATATAATAGAGCTTGAAGGTCTTCCTAAGAATGCAAATGGAAAAGTAGATAGAAAGGCTTTGCCTGAACCTAATTTATTACAAAGGAACAAGAAAATTATAAAACCTAGATATGAACTAGAAAAGAAACTTTATAGTATTTGGTGTGAATGCTTTAATAAACAAGAAGTATCTATTGATGATAATTTCTTTGAGCTTGGAGGAAATTCATTAAAGGCAATAAATTTGGTTTCCAAAACTTATAAAAACCTTAAGATTAAAATTTCTATTATGGAATTGTTTCATAAAGCTTCAATACAGGAGTTAGCTGAATTTTTAAAATCCAAAACAAAGAGTGAATTAACTAGTGTGATTAAAAAGGTAGAAGAGAGAGACTACTATGAGGCATCAGCTGTTCAAAAAAGAATGTATGCAATAAATCAAAGAAATTTAAATAGCACAAATTATAATATACCTATTGCTTATTTAATTAAGGGGGATTTTAGTAAAGAACATTTTGAAAAAGCAATATGCGAACTTATAAATAGGCATGAAGCTTTAAGAACAAGTTTTTGCATAATTGATGGAAAAATCGTTCAAAAGATACATTCAAAAGTGAAATTTAAAATCAGTTATTCAAAAATTGATAGTAAGTTTTGCAAAAGTAAACTTCAATTAGAAAAATATATAACCCCTTTTGACTTAAGTAAAGCTCCTCTTATACGTGCAGGTATAATTGAATTTACGGATGCATCAATTTTAATAATAGATGTACATCATATAGTTTTTGATGGTATTTCCTTAAGTATAATAACAAAAGAATTATCCGTATTATATAACGGAAATCAGCTTGATAAAGTAAGAATACAATATAAGGATTTCTCCAATTGGCAAAACAAGTCATATGAAAAGGATTTATTTAAAAAGGAAGAGAAATATTGGCTTAATAAGTTTCAAGGAGAAATTCCAAGCCTTAATATGCCTGTAGACTATAAGAATGCAGATTACAATAGTTTTAATGGAGCTTCCATAGATTTTGAAATAGATAGAGCTTTAATTAGAAAAGTAAACAAGACCGCAGTAGATTTAGGTGTAACAAAATTTATGGTCTATATAGCAGTATTTAATGTGCTTTTATATAAATATACAAATGGAAGAGATATAGTAATAGGAACTCCAAGTTCAGGCAGGACACTTGAAGACGTTAAAGATACAGTTGGCATGTTTGTTAACACTTTACCACTAAGAAATGAGCTAGAAAAACATATGAATTTTAGAGAGTTTTTAATTATGGTAAAGGAAAATTCTATAGAAGCCTTTGAAAATCAAAATTATGATCTTAAAAACTTGCTTGAAAAATTGAAGCTAGATAAGGGTTCTATTTTTGATGTTGTATTTTCTTTTCAGGATATAGGTATTGAAAATTTAGAGTTTAATAATACGCAAGTAGATTCATATAAACTAAAAAGCACCATAGCAAAATTTCCTATGTATATGACACTTAATGAAGACAAGAACAGAATATTAGGTCAAGTAGAATATCAGACTTCTTTATATAAAAAGAGTACCATAGAAAACTTTATAAAGCATTATATTAATCTTTTAAATAATCTTTTAAATAATATGGATGATTCTATTGAGGCATTTGATGTTTTATCAGAGGAAGAAAAGTATTTAATAATAAATAAATTTAATAACACCAAAAGGGCATATGAAAAGGATAAAACTGTTAGAGAATTGTTTGAAAAAATAGCAGAAAGATATAAGGATAAAATAGCACTTGTAAGTGGAAAAGATAAGTTGAGCTATAAAGAATTAAATGAGAAAGCAAATAAACTAGCTAGATTTCTTATAAAAAAAGGTATAAAAAGAGGAGATATTGTACCAATAATATGTGATAGCAGTGTAGATACAATAATTGCTATGCTAGCTATCATAAAAAGTGGAGCTGCATA contains the following coding sequences:
- a CDS encoding beta-1,3-glucanase family protein, whose amino-acid sequence is MLRKIPSVFTALIITVVLLLTGKVSVYAADYTSGVTVSGTTATIWFKSTVNTSWVDVHYTLNSGIQQNFRMTYNNTTARYEKSITNVVNGNIINYSFTYNNGTPAYNTNTFNYTVGDNSSTVATPSISPSGGSYTTAQNVTINCATSGATIRYTTDGSTPTASSQVYSGPINVTSSKTIKAIATASGMNDSEVASATYTINGSQGTNLIPLNSGMQMTVQFNNNTNGAWNNSQIYVNIIGRNQSGQFCTIAPNGTMTPCVPGQNAASYFYPLSSMSGFQIPSYVSSGRLYISMGAPLNIAFNRAADGTVGIAYPNIENPSDPSYKSYFDWAEFAVINGQIWINTTQVDMFGLPYTIELFTGSSTSYSSLAKVGITESRDSIFSEFKSQVPAQFTSLATQQAPYRILAPIHGGFRSGQANGTYFDSYINSIWNQYTTSNFVVTIPQGTFTGRVFGTTMNLTRQGDYQVYHVNKPTGDEVWGGSGALATGNDIEKALEAQICAAFHRHVMDNAVNLNNPYAYYQTGAADYFSKFWHDHSLNSRAYGFCYDDVNDQSSTIHGVSPRGAVINIGW
- a CDS encoding PucR family transcriptional regulator, translated to MKLSISILSEQLSDYITCSKCNDFSNELNLNRPEHYIDQKVLLSNHLYITSALTLSDSLIAESASCLICVGKPSEEYFMQNFSILCVSDNINVLSLFNMVQTIYDRYDIWDQRMQRCINSYSDLQDIIDVSDGIFQNPIYFSDANYLILAESHNNPLNIKYNYIPERCINNLKRNKDYEKMWQSGVPTISYHDYRHLSIIVKLQGKFVIFISIMEANIPFRNSDSPLLQHMSNYVLLLYEQNLMRSENSYSSLDYFIKQQLNNQHISDRDFEKALMSLNWKVDHTYYVCYIELTEVELRYNMVKYQCSQIENLFTSAAIVLEYNSSIITVINLSLIDDPKPTEANLRLLLQKSNLKGGKSREFNNINNVRNYYIQAFYALEIGKSADSNLYFYNFEDYCLQYMIKNSYQNLIPESLCPSGLIQMNEYDKVHNTQYVLTLRTYFEQKFNVTHAAKKLYIHRTTFIERLNRIKNFLGMDFEDSHGCLYLMIALEIMN